In Micromonospora ferruginea, the sequence CTGCCCAACCGGATCGCGGTGGTCGAGCTGCCGGCCCCGCGCGGCGCCATCCTCGACCGCACCGGCGAGCCGCTGGCGCACAGCGTGGAGGCGCGCTACGTCTTCGCCGACCCGACCCGGGTCAAGGACCGGTTCGCCACCGCGCGGGCGCTCTCCCCGCTGCTCGGCGTGCCGGCGTCGGAGCTGGCCGACAGGATGCGGCGGAGCAAGCGGCCCGGCACCGACATCGACCTGCAGTTCGTCTACCTGGCCCGGGGCGTCGAGATCGGCACCGCCAAGCAGATCATGGCGCTCGACCTGGCCGGCATCGGCACGCACCGCGACGAGCGGCGCGAGGTGCCCGGCGGTGACCTGGCGGCCAACATGATCGGCTTCGTCAGCCAGGACATGAACGGCCTGGAGGGCCTGGAGGCCAAGTACGACGACGTGCTGCGCGGCCAAGCCGGCAAGCGGACCTACGAGGTGGGCCTGGGTGACCTGGCCGCACCCATCCCGGGCGGCTACAGCAGCACCACCCAGCCGAAGCCGGGCAGCTCGCTGCAGCTCACCATCGACCGGGACCTGCAGTTCATGACACAGCGGATCCTGGCCAAGCAGGTGGCCCAGGCCAAGGGCAGCGTCGCCGCGGCGGTGATCCTGGACGTCCCCACCGGGGAGGTGCTGGCCCAGGCCAGCCAGCCCACCTACGACGCGGCCGACCCGGCCAAGGTCAACTCGCCGGCCGACCGGGACGACGCGGCCACCAGCTTCGTGGTGGACCCCGGCTCGATCCACAAGGCGATCACCTACGGCGCGGCGCTCCAGGAGGGCGTGATCACGCCGGACACCACGTTCCCGGTCGCCAATACCGTGGTCCTGGGCGGTGTGCCGTTCGAGGACACGCACCACGCGAACGGCCGCGTCATGAGCATCCCGGGGATGCTCGCGTTCTCGTCCAACATCGCGACCATCGAGATCGCCGACAAGCTGGGCAAGGACCGGCTGATCGACTACCAGAAGCGGTTCGGGCTGGGCCAGCCGACCGGCGAGGGCCTGCCCGGCGAGGCGTCCGGCCGGCTGCTCCCGGCCGACGAGTGGAGCGGGTCGTCGTACGGGTCGGTGCCGATCGGGCACAGCGTGGACGCCACCCCGTTGCAGATGGCCGCCGCCTACAACGCCATCGCCAACAACGGCACGTACGTGCAGCCGCACCTGGTCAAGGAGACGATCGGCCCGGACGGCAAGGGCACCCCGAGCGCCGCACCGGCCACCCGATCGGTGCTCAGCCCGGCCAACGCGGCCGACCTGCGCCGGATGCTGGAGGCGGTCACCACCGTGGACGGCCCGGACGGGCGGGCCACCGGCCTGGCCGCCGCGGTGCCCGGCTACCGGGTGGCCGGCAAGACCGGCACCGGCCTGCGCTACGACAACGGCAAGAAGCAGCCGGGCGAGGTCGGCTCGTTCATCGGGATGGCCCCGGCGGAGAAGCCCCGCTACGTGGTGGCGGTCTTCGTCTGGAGCCCCGGCGGCGAGGGCGGCGCGGTCGCCGCGCCGGCGTTCCGCGAGATGATGGGCTTCACCCTGCGTCACTACCGGGTGCCCCCGTCGCTCACCGACAAGTCCCCGAAGTTCGAGGTCTTTCCGCGCTGAGCGGGCCCGGCGGGACATCATCGGTGAGTGGCGACGAACCACCGGGGCGGCTGTGCGGTCGGAACCGGACGACCGGGTAGGGTCTGACGCCGTGTCCGGCAATCCACGTCCCGCCACCGTGCTGCCCGTCCGGCTCGGCGACCTCGCCGCCCGGCTGGCCGTTCCCACGCCGGAGGGGGCCGCCGAGCTGGCCGTCACCGGCGTCACCCACGCCAGCCAGGAGGTCCGCCCCGGCGACCTGTACGCCGCACTGCCCGGCGCCCGCCGGCACGGCGCGGAGTTCGCCGCCGCCGCGGCCGACGCCGGCGCGGTGGCCCTGCTGACCGATCCGGCCGGCGTGCCGCTGGCCGCCGGGTCGGGCCTGCCCGTGCTGGTCGTCGACGACGCCCGGGGGGTGCTCGGTGAGGTCGCCGCCAGGATCTACGGCGACCCGACCGCGCAGCTCACCGTGATCGGGGTGACCGGCACCGCCGGGAAGACCTCCACCAGCTACCTGATCGAGTCCGGCCTGCGCGCCGCCGGGCACACCACCGGCCTGATCGGCACCGTGGAGACCCGGCTGGGCGACCTGGTGGTGGACAGCGTCCGGACCACCCCGGAGGCCACCGACCTGCACGCCATGCTGGCGGTGGCCCGCGAGCGCGGGGTGGACGCGGTGGTGATGGAGGTGTCCAGCCACGCGCTCGCCATGGGCCGGGTCGGCGGCGTCCGGTTCGACGTCGGCGGCTACACCAACTTCGGCTCCGACCACCTCGACTTCCACGCCGACGAGGCGGACTACTTCGCCGCCAAGGCCCGGCTGTTCGACGGCCGCTGCCGGGTCGAGGTGCTCAACCACGACGACCCGGCGCTGCGCCCGCTGCGCAGGCCCGCCACGGTGACCTACTCGGCCGCCGGCGACCCGGAGGCCACCTGGTGGGCCGAGGAGATCGACGGCGAGGGCTACGCGCAGCGCTTCACGCTGCACGGCCCGGACACGCCGGCGCTGCCCACCGGGGTGGCGCTGCCCGGCCGGCACAACGTGGCCAACGCGCTGCTGGCCGTCGCCACGCTGGTGGCCGCCGGGGTCGACCCGGTCACCGCGGCCGGCGGGGTGGCCGCGTGCGGCGGCGTGCCCGGCCGGCTGGAGCTGGTCAGCGGCGACGCGCCGGTGCGGGGCGTGGTCGACTACGCGCACAAGGCGAACGCGATCGAGGCGGTGCTGGCCGCGCTGCGCGGCCTGACCGACGGCCGGCTGGTCTGCGTGGTGGGCGCCGGCGGCGACCGAGACCGCGGCAAGCGGCCGGTGATGGGCGAGGTGGCCGCCCGGGGGGCGGACGTGGTGCTGGTGACCGACGACAACCCGCGGACCGAGGACCCGGCCACGATCCGGGCCGAGGTGCTGGCCGGCGCATATGCGGCCACCACGTCGGCCCGCGTCATCGAGGTGCCCGGCCGGCGGGCGGCGATCGAGGAGGCGGTCCGGGTGGCCGAACCGGGTGATGTGGTGGCGGTGCTGGGCAAGGGCCAGGAGCGCGGCCAGGAGATCGGCGGCGAGGTGCTGCCGTTCGACGACCGGGTGGAGCTGGCGACCGCGCTGCGCGCCCGCTTCGGCGACCTGGTGGGTCAGCGGTGATCCCGCTGACGCTGGCCGAGGTGGCCGCGGCGGTCGGTGGCCGGCTGGCCGGCGCCGACCCGGACGCCCGGGTCACCGGGACGGTCGAGTTCGACTCCCGCAAGGTGGCCCCGGGCGGGCTGTTCGTCGCGTTCGCCGGCGAGCGGGTGGACGGCCACGACTACGCGGCCGGCGCGGTGGACGCGGGCGCGGTCGCCGTGCTCGGCACCCGTGAGGTGCCGGGCGTGCCGATGGTGCTGGTCGACGACCCGCTCGACGCGATGGGCCGGCTGGCGCGCACGGTGGTCGACCGGCTGCCCGGGCTGACCGTGATCGGGCTGACCGGCTCGTCCGGCAAGACCACCACCAAGGACCTGATCGCCCAGCTCGCGGTGCGGCTCGGCCCGACCGTGGCCCCGCCCGGCTCGTTCAACAACGAGTTGGGGCACCCGTACACCGCGTTGCAGGCCACGCCGGAGACCCGCTTCCTGGTGATGGAGAAGGGCGCCCGCGGCGTGGGCCACGTCCGCTACCTGTGCGACGTGGTGCCGCCGCGGATCTCTGTGGTGCTCAACGTCGGGGTGGCGCACATCGGCGAGTTCGGCTCGGTGGAGACCATCGCGCTGGCCAAGGGGGAGCTGGTCGAGGCGCTGCCCGCCGACGGGCTGGCGGTGCTCAACGCCGACGACCCCCGGGTCGACGCGATGGCGAGGCGGACCGAGGCCCGGGTGGTCCGGTACGGCGAGTCGGCGCAGGCCGACGTGCGCGCCGAGGACGTGACGCTGGACGGCCGGGGCCGGCCGTCGTACACGCTGGTGACGCCGGAGGGGCGCGTCCCGGTGCGGCTCGGGTTGACCGGCCGGCACCAGGTGTCCAACTCGCTGGCCGCCGCCGCGGTCGCCCGCGAGCTGGGCCTGCCGCTGGCCGACCTGGCGGCGGCGCTGGGCGAGCTGGGCCTGGTCTCCACCCGGCGGATGGACGTCTTCGAGCGTCCCGACGGGGTGGTCGTGATCGACGACTCGTACAACGCGAACCCGGCCTCCACCGGCGTGGCGCTTCGGGCGTTGGCCAGCATGCGCGGTGAGGGGCGTACCGTCGCGGTGCTCGGCTACATGGCCGAGCTGGGCGACTTCGAGTGGGAGGGGCATCAGCAGGTCGGCCGGCTCGCGGCCGAGTTGGGAGTGGACCGGCTGCTCGTGGTGGGCGAGCCGGCGGCGCCGATCCACGAGGGCGCGACAGCGGTAGGCAACTGGGGAGGAGAGTCGGTGCTGCTCACCGATCAGGCGGCGGCCGTCGAGGTGCTGCGGAGCGAGCTGCGTCCAGGGGACGTGGTGCTGGTGAAGGGCTCGCGGTATCGGACCTGGGAGGTGGCCGACGCGCTGCGCGCGGACGCCCGGGAGGCGGCGACGGAGGGCGGCGCCGCATGAGGGCGGTCATCGTCGCCATCGGGGTCGCGTTCCTGATCTCGCTGTTCTGCACCCCGATCGCGATCAAGGTGTTCGCCCGGTTGAAGGCCGGCCAGCCGATCCGGTCGAACCTCGGGCTCGCCAGCAACGAGGGCAAGAAGGGCACGCCGACGATGGGCGGCGTGGTCTTCATCCTGGCCACGGTCATCGCGTACGTCGCCGGGCACCTGGCCCTGACCACGCTGCCGGACGCGCAGATCGCCCAGGTCGAGCCGACCATCACGGCGCTGGTGCTGCTGGGGCTGATGGTGTTCTCCGGCGCGGTCGGCTTCATCGACGACTTCCTCAAGGTCCGCAAGCGGCACAGCGGCGGCCTCAACAAGCGGGGCAAGCTGGCCGGGCAGATCCTGGTCGGCGCGGTCTTCGGCGCGGTGGCGGTCTACTTCCCGTCGAGCATGACCGACGTCAGCGGCAACGCGACGAACACCGAGACGGTGGGCAGCACCACGCTGAGCTTCATCCGGGACGTCCCGGCGCTGGAGATCGGCAAGATCGGCGCGGTGATCGTCATCATCATGGTGGTGATGGCGGCGACCAACGGCGTCAACCTCACCGACGGCCTGGACGGCCTGGCCACCGGCGCCTCGGTGATGGTGCTCGCCGCGTACGCGTTGATCGCGTTCTGGCAGTACCGGCACTGGTGCGCGGACCCGAACTACACCGAGTCCTACTGCTACACGGTGCGCGACCCGCTGGAGATCGCGCTGATCGCCGGCGCCGCGGCCGGCGCCTGCGTCGGCTTCCTCTGGTGGAACACGTCGCCGGCCCGGATCTTCATGGGCGACACCGGCGCGCTCGGGCTGGGCGGCCTGATCGCCGGCATGGCGATGTCCACCCGCACCATCCTGCTGCTGCCGATCCTGGGCGGCCTCTTCGTGATCATCACGATGTCGGTGGTCATCCAGATCATCTCGTTCCGTACCACCGGCAAGCGGGTGTTCCGGATGTCGCCGTTGCAGCACCACTTCGAGCTGGCCGGCTGGAGCGAGGTCAACATCGTGGTCCGGTTCTGGATCATCGCTGGGATCGGGGTGGCGATTGCGCTGGGGCTGTTCTACAGCGAGTTCCTCGCCGCGGTGAGCTAGGTGTAAGGAGGGGCCCCCTTTTAACAGACGTCTGTTAAAGGGGCCCCTCCTTACGATCCGACACGCCGACCGGGCGGTTGCGCCACGGGCGGGCGGGTCGAGCCGCCATGATGAGCGGGTGGGGGAGGGACGAGACATCCAGGTCACCAACGATCCGCCGGCCCGCCGCGCGCCCGCGGCCACGCCGCCGTCAGAACCGCCGGCCGGCGGGACCCGGTGGGACCCGGCCGGTGGCCTGGCCGCGCTGCGCGGCCTGCTGGCCCGGCCGCTGGCCTCCTACTACCTGCTGCTCTCCAGCGCCGGCCTGCTGCTGCTGATCGGCCTGACCATGGTCTTCTCGGCGACCAGCGTGCGCGACTACGTGCTGGACGGCAACGCGTCGGCCTCGCTGACCAAGCAGGCCGTGTTCGCGGTGATCGGCGTGGGCGCGTTCTGGGCCTGCCAGCGGCTGCCCGCGCGCACCTTCCGGGCGGTGAGCCGACCCGCGCTCGGCGTGGCGGTGGCGCTGCTGCTCCTGCTCAACCTGCTGGTCGCGCTCCAGTCGCTGTTCGGGGTCACGTCGATCGGCCCGCTTAAGGCCCAACTGCTCTGGCTCTACCTCGGCCCGATCTCGCTCCAGCCGGTCGAGGTGGCCAAGTTCGCGCTGGTGCTGTGGGGCGCGCACGTGCTGGCCCGCAAGGGCGCCGCGCTGGGCTGGTGGCGGGAGCTGGCCACCCCGCTGTTCCCGGTGGTCGGCCTGCTCTTCGTGCTGGTCGGCTACAACGACCTGGGCAGCATGCTGTGCCTGCTGGCGCTGGTGGTGGGCCTGCTCTGGGCGGCCGGGGTGCGGGGGCGGGTCTTCGCCTCGCTCTCCGCGATCGGCCTGCTCGGCATCGGCCTGCTGGTCGCGGTGGCGTCGCTCGGCGCCGGTTCCGGCTCCCGCGACGCCGACAACTACCGGCTGGGCCGGCTCACCATGTGGCTCGACCCGCCCTCGCCCAAGACCTGCTTCGACCAGGAGCTGGAGAACTGCTACCAGCTCATCCAGGCCCGCTACGCGATCGGCAACGGCGGCTGGTTCGGCGTCGGGCTGGGGCAGAGCAGCTTCAAGTACGGCTGGCTGCCCGAGGCGCACAACGACTTCATCTTCGCCATCGTCGCCGAGGAGCTGGGCGTGGTGGGCTGCACCGTGATCCTGGTGCTGTTCGCGGTGCTCGCGTACACCGGCATGCGGATCGCCCGCCGGGTGGAGGACCCGTTCCGCCGCCTCGCCGCCGCCGGCGTCACCGCCTGGCTGGTCGGTCAGGCCGTCATCAACATCGGCGGGGTCACCGGGCTGCTGCCGCTGACCGGCGTGCCGTTGCCGTTCATCTCCGACGGCGGCAGCGCCCTGGTGGTGACGCTGGCCGCGATCGGCATGCTCGCCTCCTTCGCCCGCGCCGAGCCGGACGCGGCCCGTGCGCTGCACGCCCGTCCGCCGGCCCGGTGGGTCCGACTAGTGTGGGCCCCGTTGCCGCCGCTTCCCGGTCGGCGTCGCCGACCGGCGCCGCCCCCGGCGGACCGAGGGTCCGTGCCCCGGTCCCGCCAGCGTCGGCGCGACGAACAGGCCGCGGCCCGCGGTGTCCGGTCCGACCGGACGCGCGCCGGCTCGGCGAGCGAGAGGAGACGCTGATGGGTCCGCTGCGTTCGGTGGTGCTCTGCGGAGGGGGCACGGGTGGGCACATCTACCCGCTGCTCGCCTTCGCCGACTGCCTGCGCCGACACGACCCGAGCGTCCGCATCACCTGCCTGGGGACGCCGAAGGGCCTGGAGAACGAGCTGATCCCGCCGGCCGGCTACGACCTGCGGCAGATCCCGGCCTACCAGCTCCCCCGGTCGGTCAACATGAGCCTGGTGCGCACCCCGGACCGGATGTGGAAGGCGGCCCGCGCGGCGGGCAAGGTGATCGACGAGGTGCAGGCCGACGCCGTGGTCGGCTTCGGCGGGTACGTCTCGGTCCCCGGCTACCTGGCCGCGTGGCGCCGGGACCTGCCGATCGTCATCCACGAGGTGAACGTGCCGCCGGGCGTGGCGAACCGGATGGGCATGAAGTTCACCAAGCACGTCGCGGTGGGCTTCCCGCACCAGCCGGCGCAGTCCGAGGCGCTGCGCGACGCGCGGGTGGTCGGGGTGCCGCTGCGCCGCGGCATCGCCGGGCTGGACCGCGCCGCCCTGCGCGACGCCGCCCGCGCCCACTTCGGGCTCCGCCCCGACCTGCCGGTGCTGTTCGTGGCCGGCGGCTCGCAGGGCGCCCGCTCGATCAACCTGGCCGTGTCCGGCGCCGCCAAGGAGCTGGCCCGCAACGGCGTGCAGGTGCTGCACGTGATCGGCGCCCGCAACGAGCCGGTGTCCGTCCCCACCGACCTGCCGGTGCCGTACGTGACGCTGCCCTACCTGTCCGAGATGGAGCTGGGCTACGCGGCGGCCGACCTGATGCTGGGCCGGGGCGGCGCGATGACCTGCGCCGAGGTGGCCGCGATCGGCCTGCCCACGGTCTACGTGCCCTATCCGCACAGCAACCAGGAGCAGAAGCGCAACGCGCTGCCCGTGGTTGAGGCCGGCGGCGGGCTGCTGGTCGACGACGCCGAGGTGACCCCGGCCTGGGTGGAGCGCACGGTGGTCCCGCTGATCCGGGACCCGCAGCGGCTCTGGGCGATGAGCCACGCCGCGGCCGGCTACGGCCGCCGCGACGGCGACGTGGCCCTGCTGAACTTCGTCTACGAGGCGGTGTCCCGCTGATGCGGGACGTCGCGACGGGAAGGTACTCGGAATGAACACCGCGCAGTTCACGCCCGCCGGCACGATGACCGCGGAGGACCTGGGCCGGATCCACCTGATCGGGGTGGGCGGGGTCGGGATGGCCGGGCTGGCCCGACTCTTCCTCACCCGCGGCCTGCCGGTCTCCGGCAGCGAGCTGCGGGAGTGGCCGTCCCTGGCCGGCCTGCGGGCGTTGGGCGGGACGATCC encodes:
- a CDS encoding peptidoglycan D,D-transpeptidase FtsI family protein gives rise to the protein MPPRSDEPRRDPTGSRRGSSRGAEPREPGVGGISDARAYTPRGRTIREGGAEQRRTPRSSRSGDPFRPALQVVDGGRATRAGRREPATAGESGRAGRRTAGGRAGVVRTVSTRPVHEPFDDEDDPPPRRRPGPRRPAARRPVRKPRRPPRLGDPRRRLRLATVLALTLFASIGVRLVYLQMADSPAYADGGLPNRIAVVELPAPRGAILDRTGEPLAHSVEARYVFADPTRVKDRFATARALSPLLGVPASELADRMRRSKRPGTDIDLQFVYLARGVEIGTAKQIMALDLAGIGTHRDERREVPGGDLAANMIGFVSQDMNGLEGLEAKYDDVLRGQAGKRTYEVGLGDLAAPIPGGYSSTTQPKPGSSLQLTIDRDLQFMTQRILAKQVAQAKGSVAAAVILDVPTGEVLAQASQPTYDAADPAKVNSPADRDDAATSFVVDPGSIHKAITYGAALQEGVITPDTTFPVANTVVLGGVPFEDTHHANGRVMSIPGMLAFSSNIATIEIADKLGKDRLIDYQKRFGLGQPTGEGLPGEASGRLLPADEWSGSSYGSVPIGHSVDATPLQMAAAYNAIANNGTYVQPHLVKETIGPDGKGTPSAAPATRSVLSPANAADLRRMLEAVTTVDGPDGRATGLAAAVPGYRVAGKTGTGLRYDNGKKQPGEVGSFIGMAPAEKPRYVVAVFVWSPGGEGGAVAAPAFREMMGFTLRHYRVPPSLTDKSPKFEVFPR
- a CDS encoding UDP-N-acetylmuramoyl-L-alanyl-D-glutamate--2,6-diaminopimelate ligase, encoding MRSEPDDRVGSDAVSGNPRPATVLPVRLGDLAARLAVPTPEGAAELAVTGVTHASQEVRPGDLYAALPGARRHGAEFAAAAADAGAVALLTDPAGVPLAAGSGLPVLVVDDARGVLGEVAARIYGDPTAQLTVIGVTGTAGKTSTSYLIESGLRAAGHTTGLIGTVETRLGDLVVDSVRTTPEATDLHAMLAVARERGVDAVVMEVSSHALAMGRVGGVRFDVGGYTNFGSDHLDFHADEADYFAAKARLFDGRCRVEVLNHDDPALRPLRRPATVTYSAAGDPEATWWAEEIDGEGYAQRFTLHGPDTPALPTGVALPGRHNVANALLAVATLVAAGVDPVTAAGGVAACGGVPGRLELVSGDAPVRGVVDYAHKANAIEAVLAALRGLTDGRLVCVVGAGGDRDRGKRPVMGEVAARGADVVLVTDDNPRTEDPATIRAEVLAGAYAATTSARVIEVPGRRAAIEEAVRVAEPGDVVAVLGKGQERGQEIGGEVLPFDDRVELATALRARFGDLVGQR
- a CDS encoding UDP-N-acetylmuramoyl-tripeptide--D-alanyl-D-alanine ligase: MIPLTLAEVAAAVGGRLAGADPDARVTGTVEFDSRKVAPGGLFVAFAGERVDGHDYAAGAVDAGAVAVLGTREVPGVPMVLVDDPLDAMGRLARTVVDRLPGLTVIGLTGSSGKTTTKDLIAQLAVRLGPTVAPPGSFNNELGHPYTALQATPETRFLVMEKGARGVGHVRYLCDVVPPRISVVLNVGVAHIGEFGSVETIALAKGELVEALPADGLAVLNADDPRVDAMARRTEARVVRYGESAQADVRAEDVTLDGRGRPSYTLVTPEGRVPVRLGLTGRHQVSNSLAAAAVARELGLPLADLAAALGELGLVSTRRMDVFERPDGVVVIDDSYNANPASTGVALRALASMRGEGRTVAVLGYMAELGDFEWEGHQQVGRLAAELGVDRLLVVGEPAAPIHEGATAVGNWGGESVLLTDQAAAVEVLRSELRPGDVVLVKGSRYRTWEVADALRADAREAATEGGAA
- the mraY gene encoding phospho-N-acetylmuramoyl-pentapeptide-transferase, whose product is MRAVIVAIGVAFLISLFCTPIAIKVFARLKAGQPIRSNLGLASNEGKKGTPTMGGVVFILATVIAYVAGHLALTTLPDAQIAQVEPTITALVLLGLMVFSGAVGFIDDFLKVRKRHSGGLNKRGKLAGQILVGAVFGAVAVYFPSSMTDVSGNATNTETVGSTTLSFIRDVPALEIGKIGAVIVIIMVVMAATNGVNLTDGLDGLATGASVMVLAAYALIAFWQYRHWCADPNYTESYCYTVRDPLEIALIAGAAAGACVGFLWWNTSPARIFMGDTGALGLGGLIAGMAMSTRTILLLPILGGLFVIITMSVVIQIISFRTTGKRVFRMSPLQHHFELAGWSEVNIVVRFWIIAGIGVAIALGLFYSEFLAAVS
- a CDS encoding FtsW/RodA/SpoVE family cell cycle protein; the encoded protein is MGEGRDIQVTNDPPARRAPAATPPSEPPAGGTRWDPAGGLAALRGLLARPLASYYLLLSSAGLLLLIGLTMVFSATSVRDYVLDGNASASLTKQAVFAVIGVGAFWACQRLPARTFRAVSRPALGVAVALLLLLNLLVALQSLFGVTSIGPLKAQLLWLYLGPISLQPVEVAKFALVLWGAHVLARKGAALGWWRELATPLFPVVGLLFVLVGYNDLGSMLCLLALVVGLLWAAGVRGRVFASLSAIGLLGIGLLVAVASLGAGSGSRDADNYRLGRLTMWLDPPSPKTCFDQELENCYQLIQARYAIGNGGWFGVGLGQSSFKYGWLPEAHNDFIFAIVAEELGVVGCTVILVLFAVLAYTGMRIARRVEDPFRRLAAAGVTAWLVGQAVINIGGVTGLLPLTGVPLPFISDGGSALVVTLAAIGMLASFARAEPDAARALHARPPARWVRLVWAPLPPLPGRRRRPAPPPADRGSVPRSRQRRRDEQAAARGVRSDRTRAGSASERRR
- the murG gene encoding undecaprenyldiphospho-muramoylpentapeptide beta-N-acetylglucosaminyltransferase, coding for MGPLRSVVLCGGGTGGHIYPLLAFADCLRRHDPSVRITCLGTPKGLENELIPPAGYDLRQIPAYQLPRSVNMSLVRTPDRMWKAARAAGKVIDEVQADAVVGFGGYVSVPGYLAAWRRDLPIVIHEVNVPPGVANRMGMKFTKHVAVGFPHQPAQSEALRDARVVGVPLRRGIAGLDRAALRDAARAHFGLRPDLPVLFVAGGSQGARSINLAVSGAAKELARNGVQVLHVIGARNEPVSVPTDLPVPYVTLPYLSEMELGYAAADLMLGRGGAMTCAEVAAIGLPTVYVPYPHSNQEQKRNALPVVEAGGGLLVDDAEVTPAWVERTVVPLIRDPQRLWAMSHAAAGYGRRDGDVALLNFVYEAVSR